A stretch of Gemmatimonadota bacterium DNA encodes these proteins:
- a CDS encoding prolyl oligopeptidase family serine peptidase: MRATNLSAARTTRRISGLTAVAALAVMLVSCDTAFGSDGPGEAPSFAMAYPDAKTVDRIDDMHGTDVADPYRWLEEFDSDDAQAWLREQDGLLKEFVADVEGHAETERRILDYQTYDRISAPIHRGERSFVTIRPAGKILQQIWVERGGERELLIDFHEALVETQRIRGTTLSLDGSKMVVQVAEAQSRWPELRVLDTTTGEWGPEALNGYLTGRGGIAWDATADGFFYTRFEVPEAAGGLRTAVSDVKLFYHRLGTDQSSDVLVYERPDQPSWFFFPAISLDGRYLTLSLTDPAMPGNRLYYFPMTKGTRPWGDVVELIDTDDAMYTFEGTAGDELIVRTTLDAPNQRLVKIDPARPDPSQWVEIIPERDFPIGWVSLAKNAYLVPYRVDSRSTLRIHELDGSLRHEIDFTGQGFLFGLPDSPDRTTVHFGLNILYDPGSVYQLDIESGATELYERPELTYDPDRYTFEQVFYESFDGTRVPMFLVHRADIEPDSNTPVLMYAYGASGWSAFPWYQPEFIPWLDLGGVYALPGIRGGGEYGNDWWEAGRILNKETVIGDYIAAAEFLVESGRTSPRYLVGNGGSASGVLPAISAMRRPELFAATLIQYPTLDMLRYHLFGGWPSEFGTADDPEEFEVLRRISPYHGIDPSVCYPPMIVQAGALDEVTSPVHAYKFAAAMQGPDGAATRECGHPQLLKVAWEAGHSPGGTPEERAETGADQIAFLIKVLGLDPEGP, encoded by the coding sequence ATGCGAGCGACGAATCTCTCCGCGGCTCGGACGACCCGGCGGATCTCCGGCCTCACGGCCGTGGCCGCGCTGGCTGTGATGCTCGTCTCCTGCGACACGGCCTTCGGGTCCGACGGCCCGGGCGAGGCGCCGAGCTTCGCGATGGCGTATCCGGACGCCAAGACCGTCGACCGGATCGACGACATGCACGGTACCGATGTCGCCGACCCCTACCGCTGGCTCGAGGAGTTCGACTCGGACGACGCACAGGCCTGGCTCCGCGAGCAGGATGGCCTACTGAAGGAGTTCGTCGCCGACGTGGAAGGCCACGCGGAGACCGAGCGGCGCATCCTCGACTACCAGACCTACGACCGCATCTCCGCGCCCATCCATCGCGGCGAACGCTCCTTCGTGACGATTCGGCCGGCGGGCAAGATCCTGCAGCAGATCTGGGTGGAGCGCGGCGGCGAGCGTGAGCTGCTGATCGACTTCCACGAAGCGCTTGTCGAAACACAGCGTATCAGGGGCACGACCCTGAGCCTGGACGGATCGAAGATGGTCGTTCAGGTGGCCGAGGCGCAGTCTCGCTGGCCCGAGCTTCGGGTGCTCGACACCACGACGGGCGAGTGGGGACCAGAAGCCCTGAACGGCTACCTGACCGGTAGGGGCGGTATTGCCTGGGACGCGACCGCGGACGGGTTCTTCTATACGCGCTTCGAGGTCCCCGAGGCCGCCGGCGGCCTGCGCACCGCAGTGTCCGACGTGAAGCTGTTCTACCATCGCCTGGGCACGGACCAGTCGAGCGATGTCCTCGTTTACGAGCGGCCCGATCAGCCGAGCTGGTTCTTCTTCCCTGCGATATCGCTGGATGGGCGCTACCTGACCCTTTCGCTCACCGATCCGGCTATGCCGGGCAACCGTCTCTACTACTTCCCGATGACGAAGGGAACGCGCCCGTGGGGCGACGTGGTCGAGCTGATCGACACCGACGACGCCATGTACACCTTCGAAGGAACCGCCGGCGACGAGCTGATCGTGCGCACCACGTTGGACGCGCCCAACCAACGCCTGGTCAAGATCGACCCGGCTAGACCGGATCCCTCGCAGTGGGTCGAGATCATCCCCGAGCGCGACTTCCCGATCGGCTGGGTGAGCCTGGCCAAGAACGCCTACCTCGTCCCCTACAGGGTGGACTCGCGCTCGACCCTGCGTATCCACGAGCTGGACGGCTCGCTGCGCCACGAGATCGACTTCACCGGCCAGGGCTTCCTGTTCGGCCTGCCGGACAGCCCCGACCGGACCACCGTCCACTTCGGGCTGAACATCCTGTACGATCCCGGCTCCGTCTACCAGCTCGATATCGAGAGCGGCGCCACCGAGCTGTACGAGCGTCCCGAACTGACCTACGATCCGGACCGTTACACGTTCGAGCAGGTGTTCTACGAGAGCTTCGACGGCACCCGGGTGCCGATGTTCCTGGTGCACCGAGCCGACATCGAGCCGGACAGCAACACGCCCGTCCTCATGTACGCCTACGGAGCCTCCGGCTGGTCCGCGTTTCCCTGGTATCAGCCCGAGTTCATCCCCTGGCTGGACCTGGGCGGCGTGTACGCCTTGCCCGGCATCCGCGGAGGCGGCGAGTACGGCAACGACTGGTGGGAGGCGGGCCGGATCCTCAACAAGGAGACGGTGATCGGCGACTACATCGCCGCCGCGGAGTTCCTCGTGGAGAGCGGCCGCACGTCGCCCCGCTACCTGGTGGGCAACGGCGGCAGCGCCAGCGGAGTGCTGCCGGCGATCAGCGCCATGCGCCGCCCCGAGCTGTTCGCCGCCACGCTGATCCAGTACCCGACCCTGGACATGCTGCGCTATCACCTGTTCGGCGGCTGGCCGAGCGAGTTCGGGACCGCCGATGACCCGGAGGAGTTCGAGGTGCTGAGGCGCATCTCTCCCTACCACGGTATCGATCCATCGGTGTGCTACCCGCCCATGATCGTCCAGGCCGGAGCGCTCGACGAAGTCACCTCACCGGTCCACGCCTACAAGTTCGCCGCCGCCATGCAGGGACCCGACGGAGCGGCGACGCGCGAGTGTGGGCACCCGCAGTTGCTCAAGGTGGCGTGGGAAGCGGGTCACTCGCCCGGCGGGACGCCTGAGGAACGGGCAGAGACCGGGGCCGACCAGATCGCCTTTCTGATCAAGGTGTTGGGGCTGGATCCCGAAGGGCCCTGA
- a CDS encoding M56 family metallopeptidase, producing the protein MSALLAWMTGGVVLELGVWIFVRGTALVLVAWALARMATGRGASLRHVAWGGLLAGLLILPAASALVPDRKFVAGVIPAELWEAPAAPLRTAAEPVLMDARGLRSPLAPAPFQAESEATSVAGERAEGPALPWVALLLLAWGIGAGILLARLIGRLVALRITGRRSPPWRHDAAHQVASEVAKELGIRRAVSLVAVEAAPAPACWGILRPTVGLPKAAASWDRDRLRAVLLHELAHVRRWDYVTYLAGEIACALYWPNPAVLWAARRARAEAETACDEIVLRHGTRRRAYAEVLLEAAREALPRRLRPGPVMTMASGSALRDRVRGVLRFRGLEQASRALLVRTGVVGLAGALAVVAFGLGSDRDARRAHALVGVSAPEAEVRAGSARTLGELADVRALSAVVRLLGDESAEVRATAATAAVDVGSRMATVPLMRLLDDEDARVREAVILALGRTRDRRAFYELEELTGSTDARIRLAATWAIGEIKCVPAIKRLSDLVVRSADPDTRLVAVRGLRGTSGYLPDRALREARNDPDDRVRAAAAESLSLRS; encoded by the coding sequence GTGAGCGCGCTCCTTGCGTGGATGACCGGCGGCGTCGTGCTGGAGCTCGGCGTGTGGATCTTCGTGCGCGGCACCGCGCTGGTGCTCGTCGCGTGGGCGCTCGCGCGGATGGCCACGGGCAGAGGTGCGTCGCTGCGTCACGTGGCGTGGGGCGGCCTGCTCGCCGGCCTCCTCATCCTGCCGGCGGCCTCGGCGCTGGTCCCCGACCGGAAGTTCGTGGCGGGGGTGATCCCCGCCGAGCTGTGGGAAGCGCCGGCCGCGCCCCTGAGGACCGCGGCTGAGCCCGTGCTGATGGACGCGCGTGGCCTCCGTTCGCCTCTCGCGCCCGCTCCGTTCCAGGCGGAGTCAGAAGCAACGTCGGTCGCGGGCGAGCGCGCCGAGGGCCCCGCGCTGCCGTGGGTCGCGCTGCTCTTGTTGGCTTGGGGAATCGGCGCGGGAATCCTGCTCGCCAGGCTGATCGGCAGGCTCGTGGCGCTCCGCATCACCGGCAGGCGGTCGCCCCCCTGGCGGCACGATGCGGCCCACCAGGTCGCTTCGGAAGTGGCCAAAGAGCTGGGCATCCGGCGAGCGGTCAGCCTGGTCGCGGTCGAGGCTGCTCCCGCGCCCGCGTGCTGGGGCATTCTGAGGCCCACGGTCGGGTTGCCGAAGGCGGCGGCCTCCTGGGACAGGGACAGGCTGCGCGCCGTTCTCCTTCACGAGCTCGCCCACGTGCGCAGGTGGGACTACGTCACGTACCTGGCCGGCGAGATCGCGTGCGCGCTCTACTGGCCCAACCCGGCCGTCCTGTGGGCCGCCCGCAGGGCGCGCGCGGAGGCGGAGACGGCGTGCGACGAGATCGTGCTGCGGCACGGCACCCGTCGTCGCGCATACGCCGAGGTGCTGCTCGAAGCCGCGCGGGAAGCGTTGCCGCGGCGGCTGCGGCCGGGCCCGGTGATGACGATGGCGTCGGGGTCGGCGCTGCGGGATCGCGTGCGCGGCGTGCTCCGCTTTCGCGGGTTGGAGCAGGCTTCCAGGGCGCTGCTCGTCCGCACCGGGGTCGTCGGCCTGGCCGGCGCGCTCGCCGTCGTCGCGTTCGGCCTCGGCTCTGACAGGGATGCCCGCCGTGCGCATGCCCTGGTCGGGGTGTCCGCACCGGAGGCGGAGGTCCGCGCCGGCTCCGCGCGGACGCTAGGCGAGCTTGCCGACGTCCGCGCGCTGTCCGCGGTGGTGAGGCTGCTGGGAGACGAGTCAGCCGAGGTGCGGGCCACCGCCGCGACCGCCGCGGTGGACGTGGGCTCGCGCATGGCCACCGTCCCCCTCATGCGCCTCCTCGACGACGAAGACGCACGCGTGCGCGAGGCGGTAATCCTGGCCCTGGGTCGGACCCGCGACCGGCGCGCCTTCTACGAGCTGGAAGAGCTGACCGGCTCCACCGACGCCCGGATCAGGCTGGCCGCCACCTGGGCGATCGGCGAGATCAAGTGCGTACCCGCGATCAAACGGCTCTCCGATCTGGTCGTGCGCAGCGCGGATCCGGACACGCGGCTCGTCGCCGTGCGCGGACTGCGTGGCACTAGCGGCTATCTGCCGGACCGCGCGCTGCGGGAGGCCCGGAATGACCCCGACGACCGGGTCCGCGCGGCCGCAGCCGAAAGCCTGAGCCTCCGCTCGTAG
- a CDS encoding BlaI/MecI/CopY family transcriptional regulator produces the protein MTYDPTLLSRLERNLLETLYRLGEASASEVASAMPPGTSEDSVRVTLGKLEKRGILTHRSDGPRHIYRPTVPADAAAAKALRHLLSTYFAGASSKAVLTLLDLSSNQLDETELDEIADWIEAEREDDE, from the coding sequence ATGACCTACGACCCGACCCTACTCAGCCGCCTCGAGCGCAACCTCCTGGAGACGCTCTACCGCCTGGGCGAAGCCTCCGCCTCTGAGGTCGCGTCCGCGATGCCGCCGGGCACTTCCGAGGATTCGGTCCGGGTCACCCTCGGCAAGCTGGAGAAGAGGGGAATCCTCACCCACCGGAGCGATGGGCCGAGGCACATCTACCGGCCAACCGTTCCCGCGGACGCGGCGGCCGCAAAGGCGCTGCGCCACCTGCTGTCGACGTACTTCGCCGGAGCGTCGTCCAAGGCCGTGCTGACGCTTCTCGACCTGTCGTCGAACCAACTCGACGAGACAGAGCTGGACGAGATCGCGGATTGGATCGAGGCGGAGCGGGAGGACGACGAGTGA
- a CDS encoding 2-dehydropantoate 2-reductase, giving the protein MTIAIIGAGGVGGYFGARWAAAGHDVTLIARGDHLEAIRARGVRLVSPAGDAVVPVLAVEDTSGIGQVDAVLVATKTWQLPDAAGHLRALVGQDTVVFGAQNGVEAPDQLAAVVGRERVLGGTCRIIAFIAEPGVIKHVGVEPTLLVGEPDGGDSGRVRALEAALDLGPAARLIASADIRAELWRKFLFFAPMSGVGAVTRATVGAIREQTETRTMLRAAFDEVYAVSVAAGIGLPEGVVDTIDAFVDTLPHDGTSSLQRDFDAGRRTELDALAGAMTRLGRKHRVPTPVHDLLYAALLPMERRARGEVESSHPRMRLRG; this is encoded by the coding sequence GTGACGATCGCGATCATCGGAGCGGGAGGCGTCGGTGGCTACTTCGGCGCGCGCTGGGCGGCCGCTGGGCACGACGTCACGCTGATCGCGCGCGGCGATCACCTGGAGGCGATCCGCGCGCGCGGGGTCCGGCTGGTCAGCCCGGCGGGCGATGCCGTCGTCCCGGTGTTGGCCGTGGAGGACACGAGCGGCATCGGGCAGGTCGACGCCGTGCTCGTGGCCACCAAGACCTGGCAGCTCCCCGACGCCGCCGGTCATCTACGCGCCCTGGTCGGCCAAGACACGGTCGTGTTCGGCGCCCAGAACGGCGTCGAGGCTCCCGACCAGTTGGCCGCTGTCGTCGGTCGCGAGAGAGTCCTCGGCGGCACCTGCCGCATCATCGCCTTCATCGCCGAACCGGGGGTCATCAAGCACGTGGGGGTCGAGCCTACCCTGCTCGTGGGCGAACCGGACGGTGGGGACTCGGGGCGCGTTCGGGCGCTCGAGGCGGCGCTCGACCTGGGCCCGGCGGCGCGGCTCATCGCCTCCGCCGACATCCGCGCGGAGCTGTGGCGGAAGTTCCTGTTCTTCGCGCCGATGAGCGGCGTGGGGGCCGTGACGCGAGCCACGGTGGGCGCGATCAGGGAGCAGACGGAAACACGCACCATGCTCCGGGCGGCTTTCGATGAGGTCTACGCGGTCAGCGTCGCAGCCGGCATCGGCCTCCCGGAGGGCGTGGTCGACACCATCGACGCGTTCGTCGACACGCTGCCTCACGACGGCACCAGCTCGCTTCAGCGCGACTTCGACGCCGGCCGCAGGACGGAGCTCGACGCGCTGGCCGGCGCGATGACGCGGCTGGGCCGAAAGCACCGCGTGCCCACGCCGGTGCACGATCTCCTCTACGCGGCGCTGCTTCCCATGGAGCGGAGGGCGCGCGGCGAGGTCGAATCGTCACACCCCCGAATGCGGCTGCGGGGATGA
- a CDS encoding CAP domain-containing protein, giving the protein MPRIGLLCALALVVACGDDGPTGPGAPAELELAPEVAAFVASMNSHRIAEGCAALEWDVDVEAVATAHSQDMVDRSFFSHTNPDGDGPGDRLAQAEIDYSGWAENIAAGYTSGESVLGAWLNSSGHRANIENCSLMHHGVGLVDTHWTHVFLRP; this is encoded by the coding sequence ATGCCCAGAATCGGCTTGCTTTGCGCGCTCGCCCTCGTCGTGGCCTGTGGGGACGACGGCCCGACGGGGCCCGGCGCGCCGGCCGAGCTCGAGCTCGCGCCGGAGGTCGCCGCCTTCGTCGCGTCCATGAACAGCCACCGCATCGCAGAGGGATGCGCGGCGCTGGAGTGGGACGTCGACGTGGAAGCGGTGGCGACGGCTCACAGCCAGGACATGGTCGACCGGAGCTTCTTCTCCCACACCAATCCCGACGGTGACGGTCCCGGCGATAGACTGGCGCAAGCGGAGATCGACTACAGCGGTTGGGCCGAGAACATCGCGGCCGGGTACACGAGCGGGGAGTCCGTGCTCGGCGCCTGGCTGAACAGCTCGGGGCACAGGGCCAACATCGAAAACTGCTCCCTCATGCACCACGGCGTGGGCCTGGTCGACACCCACTGGACGCACGTATTCCTGAGGCCGTAG
- a CDS encoding glycoside hydrolase family 18 protein — protein MNPRGPVLCAALVSALAHAACAPPTADRPAVSGWFASWRAHPDSVAFDGVSDVFYAFALPTPDGGLDSIPRPDRLRALVARGGDEGFGVHLTVGGWNDGDDTAFETLAADSAARERFARALADAARDYGLAGVEIDWEHPDLGPSAAHYLALVRTLDEALRPAGIGLAVAVAGSWAWGGGGVRPEVFDHVDRVHVMAYAGGYGRHHSSFRYARSAIDLYLDMGAPAEKLFLGVPFYGLSSAGETMLYREILAQEPDAATRDSVGMFYYNGRETLLRKARLVDEEGLGGLIAWDLTADATGVDALLGVLVGRADGS, from the coding sequence GTGAATCCGCGGGGCCCGGTCCTGTGCGCCGCGCTGGTGTCCGCGCTCGCGCACGCGGCCTGCGCGCCACCGACCGCCGATAGACCCGCCGTCTCCGGCTGGTTCGCGAGCTGGCGCGCGCACCCCGACTCGGTCGCCTTCGACGGCGTGAGCGACGTGTTCTACGCCTTCGCGCTGCCCACCCCCGACGGCGGCCTGGACTCCATCCCGCGCCCGGACCGCCTGCGCGCGCTGGTGGCCCGCGGGGGCGACGAGGGATTCGGCGTGCACCTGACGGTCGGCGGCTGGAACGACGGCGATGACACCGCGTTCGAGACTCTGGCCGCGGACTCGGCGGCCCGGGAGAGATTCGCGCGCGCGCTGGCTGACGCGGCCCGCGATTACGGCCTCGCCGGCGTGGAGATCGACTGGGAGCACCCCGACCTGGGGCCGTCTGCCGCGCACTACCTGGCGCTGGTGCGGACCCTGGACGAGGCGCTGCGGCCGGCCGGCATCGGGCTCGCGGTGGCCGTGGCCGGATCCTGGGCCTGGGGCGGGGGCGGCGTCCGGCCGGAGGTCTTCGACCACGTTGATCGCGTGCACGTGATGGCGTACGCGGGCGGCTACGGACGGCACCATTCGTCCTTCCGCTACGCGCGCAGCGCTATCGACCTCTACCTGGACATGGGCGCTCCGGCGGAAAAGCTGTTCCTCGGGGTGCCTTTCTACGGCCTCTCTTCCGCAGGTGAGACGATGCTCTATCGGGAGATCCTGGCCCAGGAACCCGACGCCGCGACGCGCGACAGCGTCGGGATGTTCTACTACAACGGGCGCGAGACGCTGCTGCGAAAGGCCCGCCTCGTAGACGAAGAAGGCCTCGGCGGGCTGATCGCCTGGGACCTCACGGCGGACGCCACCGGAGTCGACGCGCTCCTGGGGGTACTCGTGGGCCGAGCGGACGGCTCCTGA